In one window of Mycteria americana isolate JAX WOST 10 ecotype Jacksonville Zoo and Gardens chromosome 24, USCA_MyAme_1.0, whole genome shotgun sequence DNA:
- the PRAM1 gene encoding PML-RARA-regulated adapter molecule 1 yields the protein MRDADKLEVQQHVLADDTPEHMEISRTCPDSGYLKPGYVASAAARFPPQDAPSVTGDEDEIYDDVEPVGLLRRGQGFLQPPVSRPPAYPRPGGGGDAGQASNRVALLAAAQREAQVSRKMKPMTLKECKKEEKADREFQKKFKFEGNINVLTQMMVDPAATEKRGGGKNLPLRRGEILDVIQFTNEEQILCRNSQRRYGYVPRAVMLHLDTDIYDDVEIYDNAGCPFPSSCSQHANSIPRLTDGSENGAE from the exons ATGAGGGATGCTGACAAACTGGA GGTGCAGCAGCATGTTCTGGCTGATGATACTCCTGAGCACATGGAGATATCCAGGACTTGCCCTGACTCTG GTTACCTGAAACCAGGCTATGTCGCATCAGCCGCAGCGCGATTCCCGCCGCAGGATGCTCCAAGTGTAACAGG GGATGAAGATGAGATATATGATGACGTAGAGCCTGTTGGGCTGCTCAGGAGAGGCCAAGGCTTTCTGCAGCCCCCCGTGTCCCGGCCACCAGCATATCCCCGCCCTGGAGGAG GTGGAGATGCCGGTCAAGCCTCTAACAGGGTTGCCTTGCTGGCAGCTGCACAGAG AGAAGCCCAGGTCTCCCGGAAGATGAAGCCAATGACACTCAAGGAAtgcaagaaggaagagaaggcagaCAGGGAGTTTCAGAAGAAATTCAAG tTCGAAGGAAACATCAACGTCCTGACTCAGATGATGGTCGACCCCGCAGCAACGGAGaagaggggtggagggaagaacCTGCCGCTTAGACGAGGAGAAATTCTTGATGTCATTCAGTTTACAAATGAGGAGCAAATCCTCTGCCGAAACAGCCAGAGGAGGT ATGGCTACGTGCCCCGGGCTGTGATGCTACACCT GGACACTGACATCTATGATGACGTTGAGATTTACG ACAACGCGGGATGCCCTTTCCCGAGCAGTTGCTCCCAGCATGCAAACTCCATCCCCCGGCTCACAGACGGCTCTGAAAACGGAGCTGAATAG